A genomic region of Thermodesulfobium narugense DSM 14796 contains the following coding sequences:
- the rlmN gene encoding 23S rRNA (adenine(2503)-C(2))-methyltransferase RlmN, with product MNKRSFFELSFSELEKFFTDLGFSKYRANQVFSWVYKNNIYDFMQMSNLSLNLRDLLSSSFDLSFPKIQSTVESADNSFKFLLHLGENDFIETVFINHKNRNTICISSQIGCPVGCVMCSTGKIGFKRNLKVSEIVLQVMAVENFVRSKMGKIDNIVFMGMGEPMLNFDNVIKAIKILTDKNGKSFSPRRIVISTSGFVDGIKKLKEVGLPIKLAVSLHATTDEIRSKLIPINKTFGISELIKASEEYALASKRRVTYEYVLMESINDSDQDIIRLKDLLKGLHAHVNLVKYNQSLSNVRIKTNIRRIKLFEKMLNNFGIKTTIRFSKGEDINGACGQLALLSGLNSGACSSI from the coding sequence ATGAATAAAAGGAGTTTTTTTGAGTTATCCTTTAGTGAACTTGAAAAATTTTTTACAGATTTAGGTTTTTCTAAATATAGAGCTAATCAAGTCTTTTCATGGGTATATAAAAATAACATTTACGATTTTATGCAAATGTCAAACCTGAGTTTGAATTTAAGAGATCTCTTGAGCTCAAGTTTCGATCTATCATTTCCAAAAATTCAGAGTACAGTTGAATCTGCAGATAACAGCTTTAAATTTTTGCTTCATTTAGGCGAAAATGATTTTATTGAAACCGTTTTTATTAACCATAAGAATAGAAATACAATATGTATTTCTTCTCAAATAGGTTGCCCGGTTGGTTGTGTAATGTGTTCGACAGGTAAAATTGGTTTCAAAAGAAATTTAAAGGTATCAGAAATAGTTCTTCAAGTTATGGCTGTGGAAAATTTTGTTAGATCTAAAATGGGAAAAATTGACAATATAGTTTTTATGGGGATGGGTGAACCTATGTTAAATTTTGATAACGTAATAAAAGCCATTAAAATTTTGACGGATAAAAATGGGAAATCTTTTAGTCCTAGAAGAATAGTAATTTCTACAAGTGGGTTTGTTGATGGTATAAAAAAATTAAAAGAAGTTGGTCTTCCAATAAAGTTGGCTGTATCTTTGCATGCAACTACTGATGAAATAAGATCTAAGCTTATACCTATTAATAAAACTTTTGGTATTAGTGAACTTATTAAAGCATCTGAGGAATATGCATTGGCTTCTAAAAGACGTGTAACTTATGAATATGTTCTGATGGAGTCAATAAATGATAGTGACCAAGATATTATTAGATTAAAGGATCTCTTAAAAGGGCTTCATGCTCACGTTAATCTTGTAAAGTATAATCAATCACTATCTAATGTTAGAATAAAAACAAACATCCGTAGGATAAAATTATTTGAGAAAATGCTTAATAATTTTGGTATTAAAACCACTATTAGATTTTCTAAGGGTGAGGATATAAATGGGGCATGTGGTCAACTGGCTCTTTTGAGTGGATTAAATAGTGGTGCGTGTAGCAGCATCTAA
- a CDS encoding RsmB family protein — translation MSITASRFYAFKTLKRIIYQGAYLHLVTRNINLNGRDRAFFKLLVNLVLKSGYKLFEKLSKEKLSNSEVIALMMALVELKILGKEKYIVFSQYKSIPEKDFSEKRFFKTLKKLENEKNLIENEISLPNFIINQIVDSKLDINSFTKNFVSTPMTGFFVLSHSKEILDLLNSLSGKLYPGRIFKNYYYTESFAEVLGILPKDCYIVISESSMLSVLLLEPKPGEKILEVGASPGGKSVFLEYVLKNYKDNLNKPKKVISVDISESRISALKKTCEKYKLKLINPTLYTKKTVFDVSDKILIDAPCSGLSTLDSKPDIIFHLKESDIKLLAKKQEDILNYYKDFIRVKGKLVYSVCTFTEMEGKGQIEKFLQKNKNFKTFEGVLSSKYINQDIIIKDGMLDIDWNALSLEPFFICCLEKVDE, via the coding sequence TTGAGCATTACAGCATCGAGATTTTATGCTTTTAAAACTTTAAAAAGAATAATTTATCAAGGTGCTTATCTACATCTTGTTACGAGAAATATTAATTTAAATGGAAGAGACAGGGCTTTTTTTAAATTATTAGTTAATCTGGTTTTGAAAAGTGGATATAAATTATTTGAGAAACTTTCTAAAGAAAAATTGTCAAATAGTGAAGTAATAGCATTAATGATGGCACTGGTGGAGCTTAAAATTCTTGGAAAAGAAAAATATATCGTATTTAGCCAATATAAATCAATTCCTGAAAAAGATTTTAGTGAAAAAAGATTTTTTAAAACATTGAAAAAATTAGAAAATGAAAAAAACTTGATTGAAAATGAGATCAGCCTTCCAAATTTCATAATAAATCAAATAGTTGATTCGAAATTAGATATAAATAGCTTTACTAAAAATTTTGTATCAACACCAATGACGGGTTTTTTTGTTTTATCTCATAGTAAAGAAATTTTAGATTTATTAAATTCACTATCAGGAAAACTTTATCCTGGTAGGATTTTTAAAAATTACTATTATACTGAATCATTTGCTGAAGTATTAGGAATTTTGCCAAAAGATTGTTATATTGTTATTTCCGAAAGTTCAATGTTGTCAGTCTTACTTCTTGAACCAAAACCAGGAGAAAAAATTTTAGAAGTAGGCGCCTCACCTGGGGGCAAAAGTGTATTTTTGGAATATGTTTTAAAAAATTATAAAGACAATTTAAACAAGCCTAAAAAGGTTATTTCAGTTGATATTTCGGAAAGTAGGATTAGTGCCTTGAAAAAAACTTGTGAAAAATACAAATTAAAACTAATTAATCCTACGTTATATACTAAAAAAACAGTTTTTGACGTTTCTGATAAAATTCTTATAGATGCACCATGTAGCGGCCTTTCCACACTTGATAGTAAACCTGATATTATTTTTCACTTAAAAGAGAGCGATATAAAGTTACTAGCCAAGAAACAAGAGGATATTTTGAATTATTATAAAGATTTTATTAGAGTGAAGGGAAAATTAGTTTATTCAGTTTGTACGTTCACTGAAATGGAAGGGAAAGGTCAGATTGAAAAGTTTTTACAAAAAAACAAAAACTTTAAGACATTTGAGGGTGTTTTGTCTTCTAAATATATTAATCAGGATATAATTATTAAAGATGGGATGTTAGATATTGACTGGAATGCACTTTCGTTAGAACCTTTTTTTATATGTTGTTTGGAGAAAGTGGATGAATAA
- the fmt gene encoding methionyl-tRNA formyltransferase, which translates to MDLIFFGTPIYSVNVLERLEQSKHRIVGIVTKKPSPFGRKKILKPSPVETFAKQNCIPLYVGRTKDKEFLEFCKELNPEIGVVAFFGEIIPTRVIDLFKYKMINLHPSLLPKYRGIAPVPRTILNGENIFGITIHEVIKELDAGDIYDQISFKISEKKSSGELLDFLSKEGSDLLVHVLDNIEKGCLKKIPQNHKEATYAEVLKLDEVIFSFNEKAIEIERKVLAANPDPIARTKISKGDLLVYKAYASEGRGEPSKIVGIEKDALKIGTGEGIIILLEVQFPGKNRIKGKDLLNGLRLKIGDFL; encoded by the coding sequence TTGGATTTAATTTTCTTTGGAACACCTATTTATTCTGTAAACGTTTTAGAAAGGTTAGAACAGTCGAAACATCGAATTGTAGGAATAGTCACAAAAAAACCATCTCCTTTTGGAAGAAAAAAGATTTTAAAACCATCTCCAGTTGAAACGTTTGCGAAACAAAATTGTATACCTCTTTATGTTGGAAGAACTAAAGATAAAGAATTTTTAGAATTTTGCAAGGAATTGAATCCTGAAATAGGAGTAGTAGCCTTTTTTGGTGAAATAATTCCAACTAGAGTAATAGATTTATTTAAATACAAGATGATTAATCTTCATCCTTCCTTATTACCAAAGTATAGAGGTATAGCTCCAGTTCCAAGGACTATTTTAAACGGCGAGAACATCTTTGGGATAACAATACATGAAGTTATTAAGGAATTGGATGCAGGTGACATATATGATCAGATTTCATTTAAAATTTCTGAAAAAAAAAGTTCAGGAGAACTATTGGATTTTTTATCAAAGGAAGGCTCAGATTTGCTTGTTCATGTTCTAGACAATATCGAAAAAGGTTGTTTAAAAAAGATCCCCCAAAACCACAAAGAAGCAACATATGCTGAAGTGTTAAAGCTTGATGAAGTGATATTTTCCTTTAATGAAAAGGCAATTGAGATTGAAAGGAAGGTTTTGGCTGCAAACCCTGATCCTATTGCTAGGACAAAAATTAGTAAGGGTGATCTTTTAGTCTATAAGGCTTATGCTAGTGAAGGTAGAGGAGAGCCATCTAAAATTGTAGGTATAGAAAAAGATGCTTTAAAGATCGGAACAGGAGAGGGGATCATTATTCTGTTAGAAGTTCAATTTCCAGGGAAAAATAGGATAAAAGGAAAAGATTTGTTAAATGGTTTAAGATTAAAAATTGGAGATTTTCTTTAA
- the def gene encoding peptide deformylase, translating into MICKRKIITHPNSLLRKRSLPVLQFDKNLESLVEEMEYLMISNNGVGLAAPQVGELSRLFIYKIDDNLQVVINPEIIEKVGSEVDVEGCLSVPGVFGPVERAFKVIVQAQNIYGDTIILNKEGYEARVIQHEFDHLNGDLFIDKAEYLETAEERAKKQKEKLEKD; encoded by the coding sequence TTGATTTGCAAAAGAAAAATAATTACACATCCCAATTCACTTTTGAGAAAAAGAAGTTTGCCTGTATTGCAATTTGATAAAAATCTTGAGAGTTTGGTTGAGGAGATGGAATACCTGATGATTTCAAATAATGGTGTAGGTCTTGCTGCTCCTCAAGTTGGAGAATTGAGCAGATTATTTATATATAAGATAGATGATAATCTGCAGGTGGTTATAAACCCTGAAATAATTGAAAAAGTGGGTTCAGAGGTTGATGTTGAAGGATGTTTATCCGTCCCCGGGGTTTTTGGTCCTGTAGAGAGAGCTTTTAAAGTAATTGTTCAGGCTCAGAATATATATGGAGATACAATAATTCTTAACAAAGAAGGTTATGAAGCTAGAGTTATTCAGCACGAATTTGACCACCTAAATGGTGACCTCTTTATTGATAAGGCCGAATATTTAGAAACTGCTGAGGAAAGAGCAAAAAAACAAAAAGAAAAACTTGAGAAAGATTAG
- a CDS encoding YbgA family protein, with protein MTFYKPRIIISACLDMQQVRYNGSFVKDDFVLKLKNYCEFIPICPEISINLGVPRDRLILYKSNNEIRLFQTLTNKDLTDGMLRFSDNFLKNLNDFDGFLLKAKSPSCAIGNALVYKDKEAKVFHAKGRGIFGSEIIRNFPNYPIEDEGRLRDVNIKQNFLIKVFALANLRNSKSTMNNINKLMEFHRENKYLLMAFNQQKLKSMGTLIAKFKKDDNFEKIKEIYFNLFVSSLASYVNKGKYLNVLQHIYGYFSDKLNKNEKKYFISLTDKYINNIVDLRTLIEILKIWSLRFENKYILNQTFLNPYPDELG; from the coding sequence ATGACATTTTACAAACCAAGAATTATAATTAGCGCTTGCTTAGATATGCAACAAGTTCGCTATAATGGCTCGTTTGTTAAAGATGATTTTGTTTTAAAACTTAAAAACTACTGTGAATTCATTCCAATTTGCCCAGAAATTTCAATAAATCTTGGTGTTCCTAGAGATAGATTAATATTATATAAGTCTAATAATGAGATCAGATTATTTCAAACTTTAACAAATAAAGATTTAACAGATGGAATGCTTAGATTTTCGGATAATTTTCTTAAAAATTTAAATGACTTTGATGGATTTTTGCTTAAAGCAAAATCGCCTTCTTGTGCAATAGGTAATGCACTAGTATATAAGGATAAAGAAGCAAAGGTTTTTCACGCTAAAGGAAGAGGAATTTTCGGATCAGAAATCATAAGAAATTTTCCTAATTATCCTATAGAAGATGAAGGAAGACTTAGAGATGTCAATATAAAACAAAATTTTTTAATAAAAGTATTTGCCCTTGCTAATTTAAGAAATTCAAAATCTACTATGAATAACATTAATAAATTAATGGAATTTCACAGAGAAAATAAATACTTACTGATGGCTTTTAATCAACAAAAATTAAAATCAATGGGAACTCTTATTGCAAAGTTTAAAAAAGATGATAATTTTGAAAAAATAAAAGAAATTTATTTTAATTTATTTGTAAGTTCACTAGCTAGTTATGTGAATAAAGGAAAATATTTAAACGTTTTACAACATATTTATGGATATTTTTCTGATAAACTTAATAAAAATGAAAAAAAATATTTCATTTCTTTAACTGATAAATACATAAACAACATAGTCGATTTAAGAACACTTATTGAAATTTTAAAAATATGGTCTTTAAGGTTCGAAAATAAATATATTCTGAATCAAACTTTTCTTAACCCTTATCCAGATGAACTAGGATAG
- a CDS encoding class I SAM-dependent methyltransferase produces MIDISSYNAVVELSIKWKAYDISHEDRYFISKLNLWRDIFPKDFYDKLVNSDVGSVVEKEYLKGEYIEKYDSKNTFYINCSQFNKKFIKDRIIEPKFGRFYPKGIIEGISNIFKDNFEPFRVIGIERDKILVDFNHPFSNYNFIVSAKIINLRPKNPEIGGSCFDWIDKVAFEAGMKARWNNMPTDFFSGDSFKRDDESEDSLFYSFPRFVNHIDATAMEHISSIYSVLLKPDTDILDFMCSWNSHLPGKIKFKRVSGLGLNEQELSKNKVLDDWIVQDLNSNSTLPYDDNSFDSIICTVSIEYLVNPFEIFSEILRILKPGGIFIVTISNRWFPPKAIKIWQDLLEFERVGMVLEYFIQSGFRNINTLSIRGYPRPEGDKYFFKENFSDPIHAIWGFKKN; encoded by the coding sequence GTGATAGATATATCGTCTTACAATGCAGTTGTAGAGCTTTCCATAAAGTGGAAAGCATATGATATTTCACATGAAGATAGATATTTTATTTCTAAATTAAACCTTTGGAGGGATATTTTTCCTAAAGATTTTTATGACAAATTAGTAAATTCGGATGTTGGATCCGTTGTTGAAAAAGAATATTTAAAAGGGGAATATATTGAAAAATATGACTCAAAAAATACTTTTTATATTAATTGTTCTCAGTTTAATAAAAAATTTATAAAAGATAGAATAATTGAACCAAAATTTGGTAGATTTTATCCAAAAGGAATAATTGAAGGAATTTCAAACATATTTAAAGATAATTTTGAACCTTTTAGAGTGATAGGAATAGAAAGGGACAAAATTTTAGTTGATTTTAATCATCCTTTTTCTAACTATAACTTTATTGTGAGTGCAAAAATAATTAATTTAAGGCCGAAAAATCCTGAAATTGGTGGTTCTTGTTTCGATTGGATAGATAAAGTTGCATTTGAAGCTGGAATGAAGGCTAGATGGAACAATATGCCTACTGACTTTTTTTCTGGTGACTCTTTTAAACGGGATGATGAAAGTGAAGATTCATTATTTTATTCTTTTCCAAGATTTGTAAATCATATTGATGCTACTGCTATGGAACATATTTCCTCAATTTATAGTGTATTACTAAAACCAGATACCGATATTTTAGATTTCATGTGTAGTTGGAATTCACATTTACCTGGTAAAATTAAGTTCAAGAGAGTAAGTGGACTTGGATTAAATGAACAAGAATTATCTAAAAATAAAGTTTTAGACGATTGGATAGTGCAAGATCTAAATTCTAATTCAACACTTCCATACGATGATAACTCTTTCGATTCTATTATATGTACAGTTTCTATTGAATATTTGGTTAATCCTTTTGAAATATTTAGTGAAATTTTAAGAATATTAAAGCCCGGTGGGATTTTTATTGTAACTATTTCTAACAGGTGGTTTCCTCCAAAAGCCATTAAGATATGGCAAGATTTGCTCGAATTCGAAAGAGTAGGTATGGTTTTGGAATATTTTATTCAGTCTGGGTTTAGAAATATTAATACTTTGTCCATTAGAGGTTATCCACGCCCTGAAGGTGATAAATATTTTTTTAAAGAAAATTTTTCAGATCCTATTCATGCTATATGGGGTTTCAAAAAGAATTAA
- a CDS encoding deoxyribodipyrimidine photo-lyase has translation MKFYKRIEKVQTFEKVGKYILYWMQGAFRVKYNHSFEYAKYLSNKHNIPLLVLIIVDFSYPEGNFRSFKFFLEGLKDVFEETISQQIGINIVVGSFQDVLKSYIDNAKIMITDKSYLPNLINIKNTIYSENKITIYQVDTNLVIPVNIVSQKKEYAAYTIRPKILKLLYEYRNDFEEIKYNGSFLKPKTEVDLNNIENELRKQNLVNVLPAPYIGGYKEAKKILDYFVSKKFKYYKDNRNNPEKESESNISPYLHFGNISPLEILDTLEIFDKSSENYYSFFEEMVIRRELAHNFTYYSNDLNNLENLLPAWAFKTFYEHKDDKREYVYSLEEFENSKTHDEIWNASQRELKKRGKIHNYMRMYWGKKIIEWSKNIEDAYDAMIYLNNKYALDGRDPNSYVGILWCFGLHDRAFKERKIFGKVRWMSQGSLIRKFGLNKYIRN, from the coding sequence ATGAAATTTTATAAAAGAATAGAAAAGGTTCAGACTTTTGAAAAAGTAGGTAAATATATTTTATATTGGATGCAGGGAGCTTTTAGAGTAAAATATAATCACAGTTTTGAATACGCTAAATATTTATCAAATAAACATAATATTCCTTTATTGGTTTTGATTATAGTAGATTTTTCTTATCCTGAGGGAAATTTTAGAAGTTTCAAGTTTTTTCTTGAAGGCTTAAAGGATGTTTTTGAGGAAACTATATCTCAACAGATTGGAATAAATATAGTTGTTGGGAGTTTTCAAGATGTATTAAAGTCTTATATTGATAATGCAAAAATAATGATTACTGATAAGTCATATTTACCTAATTTGATAAATATTAAAAATACTATTTACTCTGAAAATAAAATTACAATTTACCAAGTTGACACAAATTTGGTCATACCTGTAAATATCGTTAGTCAAAAAAAGGAATATGCAGCATATACTATTAGGCCAAAAATACTTAAACTTCTTTATGAATATAGAAATGACTTTGAGGAAATTAAATATAATGGAAGCTTTTTAAAACCAAAAACTGAGGTTGATTTAAATAACATAGAAAATGAATTAAGAAAGCAGAATTTAGTTAATGTTTTGCCTGCACCATACATTGGTGGTTATAAAGAAGCTAAAAAAATACTTGATTACTTTGTTAGCAAAAAATTTAAATACTACAAAGATAACAGGAATAACCCAGAAAAAGAGTCAGAAAGCAACATTAGTCCATATTTACACTTTGGAAATATTAGTCCACTTGAGATTTTAGATACTTTAGAAATCTTTGACAAGTCTTCAGAGAATTATTATTCTTTTTTTGAAGAAATGGTAATTAGAAGAGAATTAGCTCACAATTTTACTTATTATTCAAATGATCTGAATAATTTAGAAAACTTATTGCCTGCTTGGGCCTTTAAGACCTTTTATGAGCATAAAGATGATAAAAGAGAATATGTTTATTCATTGGAAGAGTTTGAAAATAGCAAAACTCATGACGAAATATGGAACGCATCTCAGCGAGAATTGAAAAAAAGAGGCAAAATTCATAACTATATGAGAATGTATTGGGGCAAAAAGATAATCGAATGGTCTAAAAATATTGAGGATGCCTATGACGCTATGATTTATCTAAATAACAAATACGCACTTGATGGTAGAGATCCAAATAGTTATGTGGGCATACTCTGGTGTTTTGGTCTACATGATAGAGCCTTTAAGGAGAGAAAAATATTTGGCAAAGTTAGATGGATGTCACAGGGTTCATTAATTAGAAAATTTGGGTTAAATAAATATATAAGAAATTGA
- a CDS encoding DUF996 domain-containing protein codes for MLNITKEKILGGVGSILIAFSLIPGIGHLSFILGVIMFIISIYSISKLLKESDIYSNIIKSFLISIIGIVISLFLGLYTFASVFSGHWYFGTNILLSFIIFYSFIIASAVFFRKGLIMIASLTDNELFKTSGDVMFWSTVLTIFVIGFIGIFISWILLAIAFFTLPDLMKTSKAENSQFDSDYLKFN; via the coding sequence ATGCTAAATATCACAAAGGAAAAAATTCTTGGTGGAGTAGGTTCCATCTTAATTGCATTTTCTTTAATTCCGGGGATAGGTCATTTATCTTTTATACTTGGTGTAATAATGTTTATTATATCTATATATAGCATATCAAAACTCTTAAAAGAAAGTGATATCTATTCAAATATTATAAAATCTTTTTTAATAAGCATTATAGGAATTGTTATTTCTCTTTTTCTCGGATTATACACTTTTGCATCAGTATTTTCTGGGCACTGGTATTTTGGAACAAATATACTTTTAAGTTTCATAATTTTTTATTCATTTATAATTGCCTCTGCTGTCTTTTTTCGAAAGGGTTTAATTATGATTGCCTCACTTACTGACAACGAACTTTTCAAGACATCAGGAGATGTAATGTTCTGGAGCACAGTATTAACAATTTTCGTTATAGGATTTATCGGAATATTTATATCATGGATTCTTTTAGCTATTGCTTTTTTTACTTTACCAGATTTAATGAAAACTTCTAAGGCTGAAAATTCACAATTCGATTCAGATTATCTTAAATTTAATTAA
- a CDS encoding MFS transporter — protein sequence MIKKMVFPHPYFSSNPKWKWFILLTVLIGATMSALDVSIVNVATPTIENRFEVPMALVEWVVMAYMLTLTVFLPFFGKLADMFGRTKMYNIGFIIFTIGSALCGISPNAYFLIFSRVLQAVGAGLLQANSVAIITQSFPKNELGKAIGIQGAVQAIAMSIGPFISGILISLLNWRLIFYINVPIGIFGTILALFVLPKSKRNLNKNNKIDFLGVFLCATGLGFLVLGIDQGTKIGWTSPFIIFCFLTFFIILPLFILRELKISNPMLDLRIFKNWDFSTGNITGFLSYYVLFSVLFLMPFYLEDIMHYDAEIVGSLLTPIPLAMALIAPFAGAISDKIGSRIMTTIGMTVCVIATLLLSFLSDNINIYFLTFIFVILGIGMGIFTPPNNSAIMLSAPKDKLGVAGGILNMMRALGLIFGVDISSMMFTTLKLDVLAQHGYFIESKAPFTIYRIAFMKGFSVSMISLLVVCIIAVIISFTKKSIKRTDVLEQNFESVDML from the coding sequence ATGATTAAAAAGATGGTATTCCCTCATCCTTATTTCTCTTCAAATCCAAAATGGAAATGGTTTATTCTACTTACTGTTTTAATTGGAGCCACAATGTCTGCATTAGATGTAAGTATAGTAAATGTTGCCACTCCAACAATCGAAAATAGATTTGAAGTTCCAATGGCATTAGTCGAATGGGTCGTAATGGCTTACATGTTAACATTAACAGTTTTTCTACCATTTTTTGGGAAACTTGCTGATATGTTTGGAAGAACTAAAATGTATAACATTGGATTTATTATATTTACAATTGGCTCAGCTTTGTGCGGAATTTCTCCAAATGCATATTTTTTAATATTTTCTCGAGTACTTCAAGCTGTAGGCGCAGGTTTACTCCAGGCAAACTCAGTAGCAATAATAACACAATCATTTCCAAAAAATGAATTAGGTAAAGCTATTGGAATCCAGGGAGCAGTCCAAGCCATAGCAATGTCTATAGGTCCATTTATAAGCGGTATACTCATCTCTCTTTTAAATTGGAGATTGATTTTTTATATTAATGTCCCAATAGGTATTTTCGGAACCATATTGGCACTCTTTGTCTTGCCTAAAAGTAAACGTAATTTAAACAAAAACAATAAAATAGATTTTCTTGGAGTATTTCTTTGTGCTACAGGATTAGGTTTTCTTGTGCTTGGAATAGATCAAGGAACTAAAATAGGATGGACGTCACCATTTATTATCTTTTGTTTTTTAACCTTTTTTATAATATTACCTTTATTTATTTTAAGGGAACTGAAAATTTCTAATCCTATGCTGGATTTAAGAATTTTCAAAAATTGGGATTTTTCAACCGGAAACATTACAGGCTTTCTATCATATTATGTACTTTTTTCAGTTCTTTTTTTAATGCCTTTTTATCTTGAAGATATCATGCATTACGATGCAGAAATTGTTGGCTCTTTACTTACCCCTATACCTCTTGCAATGGCATTAATTGCACCATTTGCTGGAGCAATATCTGATAAAATTGGATCGCGAATTATGACTACTATTGGAATGACAGTCTGTGTAATAGCTACACTTCTTTTATCCTTTTTAAGTGACAACATTAATATTTATTTTTTAACATTTATATTTGTAATACTTGGTATTGGTATGGGAATTTTTACACCTCCCAATAATAGTGCAATTATGCTTTCTGCACCTAAAGATAAGCTTGGCGTCGCGGGTGGCATATTAAATATGATGAGAGCTCTAGGTCTTATATTTGGAGTAGACATATCAAGTATGATGTTCACAACTTTAAAATTAGATGTGCTCGCACAACATGGATATTTTATTGAATCAAAAGCTCCGTTTACAATTTATAGAATAGCTTTCATGAAAGGTTTTTCAGTATCAATGATAAGTCTTTTAGTGGTATGTATAATAGCTGTGATAATATCATTTACTAAAAAAAGTATAAAAAGAACCGATGTATTAGAACAAAACTTTGAAAGCGTAGATATGTTATAA